In Clupea harengus chromosome 1, Ch_v2.0.2, whole genome shotgun sequence, one DNA window encodes the following:
- the LOC105898765 gene encoding glutaryl-CoA dehydrogenase, mitochondrial translates to MALISGLCRLLVNPQRAVFILASRSQGTAVTPKWEAEKETAKKRPKAPKVQFNWQDALNLEGLLTEEEIMIRDSFRTYCQEKLMPRVLMANRNEVFHREIVSEMGELGVLGPTIKGYGCAGTSYVAYGLIAREVERIDSGYRSVMSVQSSLVMHPINAYGTEEQKEKYLPRLARGEILGCFGLTEPNHGSDPSGMETRAKFNPSSRTFTLTGSKTWITNSPVADICVVWAKCEDGKIRGFILERGMKGLSTPKIEGKFSLRASATGMIIMDEVEVPEENLLPNVSGLAGPFGCLNNARYGIAWGSLGAAEFCFHAARQYTMDRIQFGVPLARNQLMQKKMADMLTEITIGLQACLQLGRLIDNKKASPEMISMLKRNSCGKSLDIARQARDMLGGNGISDEYHIIRHVMNLEAVNTYEGTHDIHALILGRAITGLQSFTVGK, encoded by the exons ATGGCATTAATAAGTGGTCTGTGTCGCCTTCTGGTCAATCCTCAGAGAGCAGTTTTCATCTTAGCCTCCAGATCACAGGGAACGGCAGTAACGCCAAAATGGG AAGCAGAAAAGGAAACCGCAAAGAAGCGTCCCAAAGCAC CCAAGGTGCAGTTTAACTGGCAAGATGCCTTGAATCTTGAGGGACTTTtgacagaggaggagatcaTGATCAGGGATTCCTTCCGCACCTACTGTCAGGAGAAGCTCATGCCCCGTGTTCTTATGGCCAACAGGAATGAAG TCTTCCACCGTGAGATTGTCTCTGAGATGGGTGAACTAGGTGTCCTAGGTCCAACAATTAAAG GCTATGGCTGTGCTGGCACAAGCTATGTGGCGTACGGTCTGATCGCCCGGGAGGTGGAGCGGATTGACAGTGGCTACCGCTCAGTAATGAGCGTGCAGTCCTCTCTGGTCATGCACCCCATCAATGCCTACGGAACTGAGGAACAGAAGGAGAAGTACCTGCCCAGGCTGG CTCGGGGCGAGATCCTTGGCTGCTTTGGCCTGACTGAACCCAACCATGGCAGTGACCCCAGCGGTATGGAGACGCGTGCTAAGTTCAACCCATCCAGTCGCACCTTTACCCTCACCGGCTCCAAGACCTG GATCACAAACTCCCCTGTGGCAGACATCTGTGTCGTTTGGGCCAAGTGTGAAGATGGCAAGATTCGAGGGTTCATCCTTGAGCGTGGCATGAAGGGCCTAAGCACACCCAAGATTGAGGGAAAATTCTCCCTGAGAGCCTCGGCCACTGGCATGATCATCATGGATGAGGTGGAGGTACCAGAGGAGAACCTGCTGCCTAATGTGTCAGGACTGGCT GGTCCATTTGGATGTTTAAACAACGCCCGGTATGGCATTGCATGGGGATCGTTGGGTGCCGCTGAGTTCTGTTTCCATGCTGCCCGCCAGTACACAATGGACAG AATACAGTTTGGAGTGCCCCTGGCCAGAAACCAGCTGATGCAGAAGAAGATGGCGGACATGCTTACCGAGATCACCATTGGATTGCAGGCCTGCTTACAACTTGGCAGACTGATTGATAACAAAAA AGCATCCCCTGAGATGATCTCCATGCTGAAGAGGAACAGCTGTGGCAAGTCTCTGGACATTGCCAGACAGGCTCGTGACATGTTGGGGGGCAATGGCATCTCTGACGAGTACCACATCATCCGCCACGTCATGAATCTGGAGGCAGTCAACACGTATGAGG GTACCCATGACATTCATGCACTGATTCTGGGAAGGGCCATCACAGGCCTGCAGTCCTTCACTGTGGGGAAATAG
- the syce2 gene encoding synaptonemal complex central element protein 2, which yields MTLDDSHEPEIEDSGIGASTLLCRSPTSEAEDNNISYFPLNKRIDVIGKKAQDLIERINHRRAMDQKVMSDFEDTLMKKVGETCQELKDHMFSKYEEHGAWSCGMEARLQELSEVLGRSSQLSVELQGACQTLVAINKGIQQTSEQ from the exons ATGACTTTGGATGATAGCCATGAACCAGAGAT TGAAGACTCGGGCATAGGAGCTTCCACCTTGTTGTGCAGGTCACCAACCAGTGAAGCAGAAGATAATAATATTTCCTATTTTCCTCTGAACAAGAGGATTGATGTGATTGGGAAGAAAGCTCAAGACCTTATAGAGCGGATCAACCACAGGCGTGCTATGGACCAGAAAGTCATGTCTGACTTTGAGGACACACTGATGAAGAAG GTGGGGGAGACATGTCAGGAACTGAAGGACCACATGTTCAGTAAGTATGAAGAGCATGGAGCATGGAGTTGTGGCATGGAGGCCCGGCTGCAGGAGCTGTCTGAGGTGCTGGGGAGGAGCAGCCAGCTCAGTGTGGAGCTTCAGGGTGCCTGTCAAACTCTGGTCGCCATCAACAAGGGTATCCAGCAGACGTCTGAGCAGTAG